GCAGGTACGTAAACCGAATTGCGTCGAGTTCAAACGCCTTGGGTGGCACCGATGGCCCGGCCATCGGTGTTGCGCAGCAACAAGAAACTCGATGAACACGCGTAGCCGAGTGGAAAGTCGCCATTCGTGCCAGACGGCGCCCGAGGTTTCTTGCGGCCTTCGGCCGCCCAGGTGCAAGCACCTGGGCCACCCACTGCACACCGCCTAAGACTCTTCCTACCGGCTCGGGTTGTCATCAATGCGCCGTACGGTCGCGTAATATGCCCCGCGGGTTGTGCCGTTCGGGCTGTGGAACCAGGTTTCCATTTTGGTCGAGCCGGCCGGCAGCTTGACCTGGAACGTGACACCCTTGGCGTCCTTGGCCACCGGCTGCTGTTCATCGAACGTGCCGATTTTCAGGCGGGCCGAGTCGATGGGGATCGCCTTGCCGCCGTCGACCGCGCCGGCAATTGGCGCGTCGACTTCGGCCGGCCAGCGTCGGAGCGTGATCTTGTACGTGCCGGCCCGTTCGACCAAGAGCGACCAATGGCCGTTCCCCTCGAAGCCGCGCTTCACGGCCGGCTGCCACCACTGGGGCGAGTTGTACCACTCGAAGCAAGTCAGCTCGGTCGGATTCTGACGCTCGCTGCCGATCACAATCTCGGCCGGCCGCGCAAAGTCGCGAGCCATCTCTATCCACCAATCGTCATACGCAAAAAGCAGCGTCACAAAGTCGTTATGGACTCCGGGCATGTTGCGATTCTGAGCAGGATCCTTCTGCACATCGTAAAGCTCAATAGTGTAACTTGGTGGCTCGGATTGATCGTTGCGCACAATCAAACGCCACGAACCTTGCATCACCGCGGCAAAGCGATACTTCTCGGGCTCGGCCAACTCTTGATGGTGCGTAATCAGAATCCGGTCGGCCGGCACTTTGGCCTCGCCACGAACCACCGCCGCCAGGTCGATGCCGTCGTACGCCACCTCGGCTTTCGGCTTCAGCCCACACAGATCAATCAACGTCGGCAACAAATCGAAATGAGCCGTCAGCCCGCCGACGTCGCGACCGCCGGCCAGCTTTCCGGCCGGCCAGTGAATGAAACACGGTACGCGGTGCCCCCCTTCATAGGGCGAACCCTTGCGTCCGCGCATTCCGGCGTTGTAGCCGCTGGACAGTGGCACATCGTTGCCGCGGAAGTCGGCCCCTTTGCCCACGCCGAACGTCGCCCCGCGGGCAGTGCCGTTGTCGGTCATGAAGATCAGGATCGTGTTCTCGGCCAGCCCCAGCTCGTCGAGCCGTCGCCGCAAGCGGCCGACGTTGTGATCGATGTTGGCGATCATGCCATAGAACTTGGCCAGTTCCTGGTCGCCGCCGACTTGCGACTCATACGGCGCGGACCATTCGTCGGCCACGCGGTATGGCCCGTGCGGCGCGTTGGTCGCCAGGTAGACAAAAAACGGCGTGTCGCGCTTCGACTCGATGTAGCGAATCGCTTCGCTGAAGAACACGTCGGTGCAATAGCCCGAGAACTTCTCGGCCTTGCCGTTGCGAAAATACGTGTCGTCGAAGTAGTCGTTGTCCCAAGCGTCGGGAATCTGACCCGACCCGCCGCCGCCGTGCATCAGCACGTCTTGAAAGCCACGATCCTGCGGGCGGAATGGATAGTTGTCCCCCAGGTGCCACTTGCCAAACATGGCCGTCGTGTAGCCGCTGTCGGCGAAGGCCTGGGGCATCATTCGTTCTTCGGCCCGCGGCATGTGCCGCCCCATGACCGTGTGCCAGACGCCGACGCGCGTCGAGTAGCGCCCGGTCATCAGGGCCGCTCGCGTGGGCGAGCAAGTCGGGTCGACGTGAAAGCTGGTCAGCCGCACGCTGTCGGCGTACAGCCGATCAATCTCGGGCGTTTTAAGGACCGGATTCCCCGTGCAGCCCAAGTCGCCGTACCCTTGGTCATCGGTGATGATCAGCACCACGTTGGGCGGGCGCTCCGCAGCCCGGGCGTTCAGCCCAATGAAAGCGAACAGCAATCCCGTGAGGATGGGCTGGATCAACGCGCGAGTCACAATGGGTGCCTCGAAGAATAGGCGACCGTAACCAGACACTGATTAAACGGCGATGTTACTTCGGGTCGGGAATCAGTTCCACGCACACCAGCCGGTCGGCGCCGCGAACGTACATCAGGCCGTGCGACAAGATCGGCGCACCCCAAGCCGGATAACGCAGCAGGCGCAGCTCTTCACCCGGTGGCTCGTCAGCCGGTGGCGTCTTCGCCTCGTCGGCAGCGCCCGATTTCACTTCGCTGGTTGCCGGGGCGCGCAACAAGGCGTGACTCACCAGGTCGAACTTCTCGGGATTCGCTTTCAGCAGCATCAGCTCCCCCGACTCGGCCAGGCAGACCAGGTGACCATCGACGTACATCAAGCTGCAGCGGGTCAGGTCCGGCCGGCTCCATTTCACCTCGCCGGTCTTCAACTCGATGCAACGCAGTTCGGCCGTCTGGGTGTGACGCCCGCTCGAACCATATAAAAAGCCTTCGTGATAGACGGCCGTATTCCAGTGGGTTTGCATCCGCCGAAACCGCGCACGGGGTTCATCCTTCCAGATCAGTTCGTATTCGCCCGGCTTTGCCCGCACCAGCGCGCTGCCGGGCCCGTAGGTCTCGGAGATGAAGACCAGGTCGTCGACCACGACCGGCGTGCTGGCGTTCACGCTTTCGAGCGTCGGGCTGCGCCACGGGAAGAAGAAGTCTTGCTTGCCGGTCTTCGGTTCAAAGCCAATCAAGCCGCCACGGGCCAGGACAAACCCCCAGCGCCGACCAGCGATCGTGGCCATCCGCGGCGAGGCGTAGCTGGCCAACTCGTCGCTGAACCGATAGGCCACTTGTCCGGTGCGCTTGTCGAACGCCACCACGCCCGAGCCGTTGCCGCTGACCCGGTCGAGCGCGCCCGGCGGGAGGGACCGATCGTCGGCGGGGCTGCCGCCGATGTTGGCGATGAGCAGATCCCCCTCGATCACCGGCGCGCCACCGACGCCGAAGAAATTTTGAATCACGCCGAACTGGGCCGCCGTGTCGACTTTCCACAGCAGCTTGCCGCTGGTGACGTCCAGGCAGTGGAGCATTCCCTCGGCGCCGAATGTGTAGACCCGGTCGTCGTCGACAATCGGCTGGCAACGCGGGCCGTTGTCATAGCCGTACATGTCGGCGTAGTCGCTGGCGTAGTCAAACGTCCACAAGGGCGCGCCGGTCTCGCTGCGCAAGCATTCCAGCCGCGTCTGGGCGCCAAAGCGAGAAAACTGGAACAGCCGGCCGCGGCTGATCGAGGGAATGCTATAGCCGGTGCCAACGCGCCGGTGCCAGACAACCCGCGGGCCGTTTTCAGGCCACGGCGCGGCGAGGCCCGTCTCGGACGATTTGCTATCGGCCGTGGGACCGAGAAAGGCGGGCCAATCGACGCCGACTTTGCGCGTGCCCAGGTCGGCGACCGCCGACGCCGGCTCGGCAGCCGCCACGCTCAGGCCATAGCCAAGTATCAAAGCGCCGCACATCGCGACAACCCGTCGAATCGCACAAGTTTTCGCCGCCAGCGTGAACATCCGGTACACCGCGAGTGTCGTTTGCTGTTCGAGCCCCGCCCCATCATACAATTTCTCCACCGCCCGGGGACATTCAGGATATACTGCCCCATATGGCCAGCGAATCATTGATTGTGAATGACCGTCTGTCGGTCCCGATGGAAGAGATTGAACTCAGCTTTGTGCGCAGCTCGGGCCCCGGCGGCCAGAACGTCAACAAGGTGAACAGCAAGGCGCAACTGCGCTGGTATCCGCGGGCCAATACCAGCTTGCCCCCGGACGTGCGCGACCGGTTCTTGGCGCGTTATGCCACCACGCTGACCGTCGAAGGGGCCGTCGTCCTTAGCAGCCAGCAACACCGGGACCAGCCGAGCAATACGGCCGATTGCCTGGAAAAACTGCGGGCTATGATCGCGGCCGTGGCCCTGCCTCCAAGGCGGCGCAAGAAGACACGTCCGGGTCGCGGAGCGATCGAACGCCGGCTGGAACGCAAACGCGCCACTTCCGACAGGAAACGCGACCGCCGCCGGTCGTACGATTGACGCAGCCGGGTAGTTTGCAGGGGCTTGTAGTTTTGTCGGGTGCATTCCATGCACCTTAGTTCGGCGGACCACATCTTAACGGTCTGGAAATACCGCCGATTCGAACGCCGAAGATATCCTGTATCGTTCTTTGAGCTACGCACAAATAAGATGCACGGAGTGCATCCTACAGGGTTACGAGCCACTTCGCATGAATCAGATTCTTGACGACCCAACTCGCTGGGGCCAAGACCGTTGGGAGCCGTTCCGACTCTCGACTGTTTTGATCTGCGTTGTCATCGCTCTGGCCCTGTTGATCGCCAAAGGCTGCTTTGGCATGTAGCTGCGGCACGTTGAAACGATTCTGCCGCCTCGTGTGTTTACCCCATGCGCCGGCCTGCCCTGTAGAAAATCGCTGGCCAGCGCGTTAAGGTGACGCCGCGCTGGGGGCGGGCCGAAAACTCGGCAAACTCCGGCTCTGCCAGCACGTGCTGGGCGTCATTTCTTACCCATCCTTTTTTCTGGCGAGGTGGCGGCAAAAAGTCAGAGAAATTCTGCTTGCTCGGCTTGGGTGAAACCGATATAGTGAACACGCATTCACTACCGTACGTAGATTCAGTATCGCCGGTTTTACGCTGCATTTCCCGGCCATTTTGAGCAAGAAGGATGGAACCATGACGGCTGTCGCTACCCCCAAGTTGAACCACCGTATGCCCAAGAAGGAAGCCGCTGCCCCAAAGCCGGCCAAGAACCAGTCGGCCGACGCCAAAGAGACGCTGCTGAGCGAAAATCCCGCGCTCAAGCACACCATCGCCCAAATCGAGAAGGAATTCGGCGAAGGGGCGATTATGCCCCTGGGCTCGGATCGGACGGCGCGGATCGAAGGTTTTTCGACCGGCTGTCTGTCGCTCGACCTGGCCCTGGGGGGCCAGGGGATCCC
The DNA window shown above is from Planctomycetota bacterium and carries:
- a CDS encoding PQQ-like beta-propeller repeat protein, encoding MFTLAAKTCAIRRVVAMCGALILGYGLSVAAAEPASAVADLGTRKVGVDWPAFLGPTADSKSSETGLAAPWPENGPRVVWHRRVGTGYSIPSISRGRLFQFSRFGAQTRLECLRSETGAPLWTFDYASDYADMYGYDNGPRCQPIVDDDRVYTFGAEGMLHCLDVTSGKLLWKVDTAAQFGVIQNFFGVGGAPVIEGDLLIANIGGSPADDRSLPPGALDRVSGNGSGVVAFDKRTGQVAYRFSDELASYASPRMATIAGRRWGFVLARGGLIGFEPKTGKQDFFFPWRSPTLESVNASTPVVVDDLVFISETYGPGSALVRAKPGEYELIWKDEPRARFRRMQTHWNTAVYHEGFLYGSSGRHTQTAELRCIELKTGEVKWSRPDLTRCSLMYVDGHLVCLAESGELMLLKANPEKFDLVSHALLRAPATSEVKSGAADEAKTPPADEPPGEELRLLRYPAWGAPILSHGLMYVRGADRLVCVELIPDPK
- a CDS encoding arylsulfatase — translated: MIQPILTGLLFAFIGLNARAAERPPNVVLIITDDQGYGDLGCTGNPVLKTPEIDRLYADSVRLTSFHVDPTCSPTRAALMTGRYSTRVGVWHTVMGRHMPRAEERMMPQAFADSGYTTAMFGKWHLGDNYPFRPQDRGFQDVLMHGGGGSGQIPDAWDNDYFDDTYFRNGKAEKFSGYCTDVFFSEAIRYIESKRDTPFFVYLATNAPHGPYRVADEWSAPYESQVGGDQELAKFYGMIANIDHNVGRLRRRLDELGLAENTILIFMTDNGTARGATFGVGKGADFRGNDVPLSSGYNAGMRGRKGSPYEGGHRVPCFIHWPAGKLAGGRDVGGLTAHFDLLPTLIDLCGLKPKAEVAYDGIDLAAVVRGEAKVPADRILITHHQELAEPEKYRFAAVMQGSWRLIVRNDQSEPPSYTIELYDVQKDPAQNRNMPGVHNDFVTLLFAYDDWWIEMARDFARPAEIVIGSERQNPTELTCFEWYNSPQWWQPAVKRGFEGNGHWSLLVERAGTYKITLRRWPAEVDAPIAGAVDGGKAIPIDSARLKIGTFDEQQPVAKDAKGVTFQVKLPAGSTKMETWFHSPNGTTRGAYYATVRRIDDNPSR
- the arfB gene encoding aminoacyl-tRNA hydrolase; its protein translation is MASESLIVNDRLSVPMEEIELSFVRSSGPGGQNVNKVNSKAQLRWYPRANTSLPPDVRDRFLARYATTLTVEGAVVLSSQQHRDQPSNTADCLEKLRAMIAAVALPPRRRKKTRPGRGAIERRLERKRATSDRKRDRRRSYD